From Cyclopterus lumpus isolate fCycLum1 chromosome 4, fCycLum1.pri, whole genome shotgun sequence, a single genomic window includes:
- the rfx2 gene encoding DNA-binding protein RFX2 isoform X3: protein MQSSEGGSDTTTSVATLRTSSSAQAPVVQPVPASQQVQQVQHVYPSQVQYVGESGETVYTNGTIRTAYSYNPEAQLYGQSSGGTYFDSQAGGAHVTTVVSSAGGGVPPHGMVGITMDVGSSHIISSGSTYLIHGGSMEGSRNHISHSSRSSSAMLEMAIENLQKSEGIASHKSSLLNSHLQWLLDNYETAEGVSLPRCSLYNHYLRHCQEQKLDPVNAASFGKLIRSVFMGLRTRRLGTRGNSKYHYYGIRVKPDSPLNRLQEDTQYMAMRQQPVHQKQRFKPLQKVDGMSDSLCGSSQNCNSTPEQSVAAQSQHHQQYIDTSHILPPFPSPDLGTQPLPERINMNDIKKLQTLYRDHCEATLDVVMNLQFHYIEKLWQTFWYSTPPSSDGNTTMPNSDDDLEGVIPREKLVALCKYEPVRLWMRSCDHILYQALVEILIPDVLRPVPSTLTQAIRNFAKSLEGWLTNAMTNFPQEIIRTKVAVVSAFAQTLRRYTSLNHLAQAARAVLQNTSQINQMLSDLNRVDFANVQEQASWVCQCDESVVQRLEQDFKVTLQQQSSLDQWATWLDNVVSQVLKPHQGSPSFPKAARQFLLKWSFYSSMVIRDLTLRSAASFGSFHLIRLLYDEYMFYLVEHRVAQATGETPIAVMGEFSDLTSMMPSLMEKDASFSDEMSDLGSDADVSRGPTEPAVKRERIEMSHPLQEM, encoded by the exons ATGCAGAGCTCAGAAGGAGGGTCAGACACCACGACCAGCGTGGCAACGCTGCGGACATCATCATCAGCTCAGGCCCCTGTGGTACAGCCTGTGCCAGCCTCCCAACAG gtGCAGCAGGTGCAACATGTCTACCCATCCCAGGTCCAATATGTAGGAGAAAGCGGAGAGACTGTTTACACCAATGGAACTAT CCGAACAGCCTACTCCTACAACCCCGAGGCTCAGTTGTATGGGCAGAGCAGTGGGGGGACATACTTTGACTCACAGGCTGGTGGAGCTCATGTCACCACGGTGGTCTCCTCTGCCGGTGGTGGGGTGCCCCCTCATGGCATGGTGGGCATCACTATGGATGTGGGCAGCAGCCACATCATCTCCAGCGGAAGCACCTACCTGATTCATGGAGGAAGTATGGAGGGAAGCCGTAACCACATATCACACTCTTCACGCTCCTCCTCAGCTATG cttgAAATGGCGATTGAAAACCTCCAAAAGTCTGAAGGAATTGCAAGTCACAAAAGCAGCCTGCTCAACAGCCAT CTGCAGTGGCTGCTGGACAACTATGAGACAGCGGAGGGAGTGAGCCTGCCCCGGTGCTCCCTGTACAACCATTACCTAAGGCACTGTCAGGAACAGAAACTGGATCCGGTCAACGCAGCCTCCTTCGGCAAGCTCATCCGCTCGGTCTTCATGGGCCTGCGGACCCGTCGCCTCGGTACCAG AGGCAACTCTAAGTATCATTACTATGGCATCCGGGTGAAGCCAGACTCACCGCTGAACAGGCTGCAGGAAGACACCCAGTACATGGCCATGAGGCAACAGCCTGTCCACCAGAAACAGAG attCAAACCTCTACAGAAGGTGGACGGTATGTCTGACAGCCTGTGCGGGAGCTCTCAGAACTGTAACAGCACTCCAGAGCAGTCCGTGGCTGCTCAGAGCCAACACCACCAGCAGTACATAG ATACGTCCCACATCTTGCCTCCATTTCCCTCTCCTGACTTGGGCACCCAGCCTCTCCCTGAGCGCATCAACATGAATGATATCAAGAAACTGCAGACACTCTACAGAGACCACTGTGAG GCTACTTTGGATGTGGTAATGAACCTCCAGTTCCACTACATTGAGAAACTCTGGCAGACCTTTTGGTATTCAACACCGCCATCTAGTGACGGAAATACCACCATGCCCAACAG tgatgATGACCTGGAGGGTGTAATCCCCAGAGAGAAGCTGGTGGCTCTGTGTAAATATGAACCAGTCAGGCTATGGATGAGGAGCTGTGACCACATCCTCTACCAGGCTCTGGTAGAGATCCTCATCCCTGATGTGCTACGTCCTGTTCCCA GCACTCTCACTCAGGCCATCCGTAACTTTGCCAAGAGTCTGGAGGGCTGGCTGACTAACGCCATGACCAACTTTCCTCAAGAGATTATTCGCaccaag GTGGCGGTGGTCAGTGCATTCGCCCAGACGCTGAGACGTTACACCAGTCTGAACCACTTGGCCCAGGCAGCCCGCGCCGTCCTCCAGAACACCTCCCAGATCAACCAGATGCTCTCGGACCTCAACCGGGTGGACTTTGCCAACGTCCAG GAGCAGGCATCATGGGTGTGTCAGTGTGACGAGAGCGTGGTTCAGCGTCTGGAGCAGGACTTCAAGGTCACCCTGCAACAGCAGAGCTCTCTGGATCAGTGGGCTACCTGGCTCGACAATGTGGTCTctcaggtcctgaagcctcACCAGGGCAGCCCCAGCTTCCCCAAAGCTGCTCGCCAGTTCTTGCTCAAATGGTCTTTCTACAG cTCCATGGTGATCAGAGACCTGACCCTGCGTAGTGCAGCCAGTTTTGGCTCTTTCCACCTGATTCGCCTGCTGTatgatgaatacatgttttACCTGGTAGAACACAGAGTGGCTCAAGCCACCGGAGAAACTCCTATTGCTGTCATGGGAGAG TTCAGTGACCTGACCTCTATGATGCCATCACTAATGGAAAAGG ATGCGTCCTTCTCTGATGAGATGAGTGACCTTGGCAGTGATGCCGATGTGTCCAGGGGGCCTACTGAACCAGCGGTAAAAAGAGAGAGGATTGAAATGAGCCACCCTCTGCAGGAGATGTGA
- the rfx2 gene encoding DNA-binding protein RFX2 isoform X2: protein MQSSEGGSDTTTSVATLRTSSSAQAPVVQPVPASQQRVLVQATGSAQKGGQVQQLSVPRVQQVSQQVQQVQHVYPSQVQYVGESGETVYTNGTIRTAYSYNPEAQLYGQSSGGTYFDSQAGGAHVTTVVSSAGGGVPPHGMVGITMDVGSSHIISSGSTYLIHGGSMEGSRNHISHSSRSSSAMLQWLLDNYETAEGVSLPRCSLYNHYLRHCQEQKLDPVNAASFGKLIRSVFMGLRTRRLGTRGNSKYHYYGIRVKPDSPLNRLQEDTQYMAMRQQPVHQKQRFKPLQKVDGMSDSLCGSSQNCNSTPEQSVAAQSQHHQQYIDTSHILPPFPSPDLGTQPLPERINMNDIKKLQTLYRDHCEATLDVVMNLQFHYIEKLWQTFWYSTPPSSDGNTTMPNSDDDLEGVIPREKLVALCKYEPVRLWMRSCDHILYQALVEILIPDVLRPVPSTLTQAIRNFAKSLEGWLTNAMTNFPQEIIRTKVAVVSAFAQTLRRYTSLNHLAQAARAVLQNTSQINQMLSDLNRVDFANVQEQASWVCQCDESVVQRLEQDFKVTLQQQSSLDQWATWLDNVVSQVLKPHQGSPSFPKAARQFLLKWSFYSSMVIRDLTLRSAASFGSFHLIRLLYDEYMFYLVEHRVAQATGETPIAVMGEFSDLTSMMPSLMEKDASFSDEMSDLGSDADVSRGPTEPAVKRERIEMSHPLQEM, encoded by the exons ATGCAGAGCTCAGAAGGAGGGTCAGACACCACGACCAGCGTGGCAACGCTGCGGACATCATCATCAGCTCAGGCCCCTGTGGTACAGCCTGTGCCAGCCTCCCAACAG AGGGTGCTGGTTCAAGCTACAGGCTCAGCTCAGAAGGGAGGACAAGTACAGCAGCTTTCAGTACCCAGGGTTCAACAGGTCTCTCAGCAG gtGCAGCAGGTGCAACATGTCTACCCATCCCAGGTCCAATATGTAGGAGAAAGCGGAGAGACTGTTTACACCAATGGAACTAT CCGAACAGCCTACTCCTACAACCCCGAGGCTCAGTTGTATGGGCAGAGCAGTGGGGGGACATACTTTGACTCACAGGCTGGTGGAGCTCATGTCACCACGGTGGTCTCCTCTGCCGGTGGTGGGGTGCCCCCTCATGGCATGGTGGGCATCACTATGGATGTGGGCAGCAGCCACATCATCTCCAGCGGAAGCACCTACCTGATTCATGGAGGAAGTATGGAGGGAAGCCGTAACCACATATCACACTCTTCACGCTCCTCCTCAGCTATG CTGCAGTGGCTGCTGGACAACTATGAGACAGCGGAGGGAGTGAGCCTGCCCCGGTGCTCCCTGTACAACCATTACCTAAGGCACTGTCAGGAACAGAAACTGGATCCGGTCAACGCAGCCTCCTTCGGCAAGCTCATCCGCTCGGTCTTCATGGGCCTGCGGACCCGTCGCCTCGGTACCAG AGGCAACTCTAAGTATCATTACTATGGCATCCGGGTGAAGCCAGACTCACCGCTGAACAGGCTGCAGGAAGACACCCAGTACATGGCCATGAGGCAACAGCCTGTCCACCAGAAACAGAG attCAAACCTCTACAGAAGGTGGACGGTATGTCTGACAGCCTGTGCGGGAGCTCTCAGAACTGTAACAGCACTCCAGAGCAGTCCGTGGCTGCTCAGAGCCAACACCACCAGCAGTACATAG ATACGTCCCACATCTTGCCTCCATTTCCCTCTCCTGACTTGGGCACCCAGCCTCTCCCTGAGCGCATCAACATGAATGATATCAAGAAACTGCAGACACTCTACAGAGACCACTGTGAG GCTACTTTGGATGTGGTAATGAACCTCCAGTTCCACTACATTGAGAAACTCTGGCAGACCTTTTGGTATTCAACACCGCCATCTAGTGACGGAAATACCACCATGCCCAACAG tgatgATGACCTGGAGGGTGTAATCCCCAGAGAGAAGCTGGTGGCTCTGTGTAAATATGAACCAGTCAGGCTATGGATGAGGAGCTGTGACCACATCCTCTACCAGGCTCTGGTAGAGATCCTCATCCCTGATGTGCTACGTCCTGTTCCCA GCACTCTCACTCAGGCCATCCGTAACTTTGCCAAGAGTCTGGAGGGCTGGCTGACTAACGCCATGACCAACTTTCCTCAAGAGATTATTCGCaccaag GTGGCGGTGGTCAGTGCATTCGCCCAGACGCTGAGACGTTACACCAGTCTGAACCACTTGGCCCAGGCAGCCCGCGCCGTCCTCCAGAACACCTCCCAGATCAACCAGATGCTCTCGGACCTCAACCGGGTGGACTTTGCCAACGTCCAG GAGCAGGCATCATGGGTGTGTCAGTGTGACGAGAGCGTGGTTCAGCGTCTGGAGCAGGACTTCAAGGTCACCCTGCAACAGCAGAGCTCTCTGGATCAGTGGGCTACCTGGCTCGACAATGTGGTCTctcaggtcctgaagcctcACCAGGGCAGCCCCAGCTTCCCCAAAGCTGCTCGCCAGTTCTTGCTCAAATGGTCTTTCTACAG cTCCATGGTGATCAGAGACCTGACCCTGCGTAGTGCAGCCAGTTTTGGCTCTTTCCACCTGATTCGCCTGCTGTatgatgaatacatgttttACCTGGTAGAACACAGAGTGGCTCAAGCCACCGGAGAAACTCCTATTGCTGTCATGGGAGAG TTCAGTGACCTGACCTCTATGATGCCATCACTAATGGAAAAGG ATGCGTCCTTCTCTGATGAGATGAGTGACCTTGGCAGTGATGCCGATGTGTCCAGGGGGCCTACTGAACCAGCGGTAAAAAGAGAGAGGATTGAAATGAGCCACCCTCTGCAGGAGATGTGA
- the rfx2 gene encoding DNA-binding protein RFX2 isoform X1: protein MQSSEGGSDTTTSVATLRTSSSAQAPVVQPVPASQQRVLVQATGSAQKGGQVQQLSVPRVQQVSQQVQQVQHVYPSQVQYVGESGETVYTNGTIRTAYSYNPEAQLYGQSSGGTYFDSQAGGAHVTTVVSSAGGGVPPHGMVGITMDVGSSHIISSGSTYLIHGGSMEGSRNHISHSSRSSSAMLEMAIENLQKSEGIASHKSSLLNSHLQWLLDNYETAEGVSLPRCSLYNHYLRHCQEQKLDPVNAASFGKLIRSVFMGLRTRRLGTRGNSKYHYYGIRVKPDSPLNRLQEDTQYMAMRQQPVHQKQRFKPLQKVDGMSDSLCGSSQNCNSTPEQSVAAQSQHHQQYIDTSHILPPFPSPDLGTQPLPERINMNDIKKLQTLYRDHCEATLDVVMNLQFHYIEKLWQTFWYSTPPSSDGNTTMPNSDDDLEGVIPREKLVALCKYEPVRLWMRSCDHILYQALVEILIPDVLRPVPSTLTQAIRNFAKSLEGWLTNAMTNFPQEIIRTKVAVVSAFAQTLRRYTSLNHLAQAARAVLQNTSQINQMLSDLNRVDFANVQEQASWVCQCDESVVQRLEQDFKVTLQQQSSLDQWATWLDNVVSQVLKPHQGSPSFPKAARQFLLKWSFYSSMVIRDLTLRSAASFGSFHLIRLLYDEYMFYLVEHRVAQATGETPIAVMGEFSDLTSMMPSLMEKDASFSDEMSDLGSDADVSRGPTEPAVKRERIEMSHPLQEM from the exons ATGCAGAGCTCAGAAGGAGGGTCAGACACCACGACCAGCGTGGCAACGCTGCGGACATCATCATCAGCTCAGGCCCCTGTGGTACAGCCTGTGCCAGCCTCCCAACAG AGGGTGCTGGTTCAAGCTACAGGCTCAGCTCAGAAGGGAGGACAAGTACAGCAGCTTTCAGTACCCAGGGTTCAACAGGTCTCTCAGCAG gtGCAGCAGGTGCAACATGTCTACCCATCCCAGGTCCAATATGTAGGAGAAAGCGGAGAGACTGTTTACACCAATGGAACTAT CCGAACAGCCTACTCCTACAACCCCGAGGCTCAGTTGTATGGGCAGAGCAGTGGGGGGACATACTTTGACTCACAGGCTGGTGGAGCTCATGTCACCACGGTGGTCTCCTCTGCCGGTGGTGGGGTGCCCCCTCATGGCATGGTGGGCATCACTATGGATGTGGGCAGCAGCCACATCATCTCCAGCGGAAGCACCTACCTGATTCATGGAGGAAGTATGGAGGGAAGCCGTAACCACATATCACACTCTTCACGCTCCTCCTCAGCTATG cttgAAATGGCGATTGAAAACCTCCAAAAGTCTGAAGGAATTGCAAGTCACAAAAGCAGCCTGCTCAACAGCCAT CTGCAGTGGCTGCTGGACAACTATGAGACAGCGGAGGGAGTGAGCCTGCCCCGGTGCTCCCTGTACAACCATTACCTAAGGCACTGTCAGGAACAGAAACTGGATCCGGTCAACGCAGCCTCCTTCGGCAAGCTCATCCGCTCGGTCTTCATGGGCCTGCGGACCCGTCGCCTCGGTACCAG AGGCAACTCTAAGTATCATTACTATGGCATCCGGGTGAAGCCAGACTCACCGCTGAACAGGCTGCAGGAAGACACCCAGTACATGGCCATGAGGCAACAGCCTGTCCACCAGAAACAGAG attCAAACCTCTACAGAAGGTGGACGGTATGTCTGACAGCCTGTGCGGGAGCTCTCAGAACTGTAACAGCACTCCAGAGCAGTCCGTGGCTGCTCAGAGCCAACACCACCAGCAGTACATAG ATACGTCCCACATCTTGCCTCCATTTCCCTCTCCTGACTTGGGCACCCAGCCTCTCCCTGAGCGCATCAACATGAATGATATCAAGAAACTGCAGACACTCTACAGAGACCACTGTGAG GCTACTTTGGATGTGGTAATGAACCTCCAGTTCCACTACATTGAGAAACTCTGGCAGACCTTTTGGTATTCAACACCGCCATCTAGTGACGGAAATACCACCATGCCCAACAG tgatgATGACCTGGAGGGTGTAATCCCCAGAGAGAAGCTGGTGGCTCTGTGTAAATATGAACCAGTCAGGCTATGGATGAGGAGCTGTGACCACATCCTCTACCAGGCTCTGGTAGAGATCCTCATCCCTGATGTGCTACGTCCTGTTCCCA GCACTCTCACTCAGGCCATCCGTAACTTTGCCAAGAGTCTGGAGGGCTGGCTGACTAACGCCATGACCAACTTTCCTCAAGAGATTATTCGCaccaag GTGGCGGTGGTCAGTGCATTCGCCCAGACGCTGAGACGTTACACCAGTCTGAACCACTTGGCCCAGGCAGCCCGCGCCGTCCTCCAGAACACCTCCCAGATCAACCAGATGCTCTCGGACCTCAACCGGGTGGACTTTGCCAACGTCCAG GAGCAGGCATCATGGGTGTGTCAGTGTGACGAGAGCGTGGTTCAGCGTCTGGAGCAGGACTTCAAGGTCACCCTGCAACAGCAGAGCTCTCTGGATCAGTGGGCTACCTGGCTCGACAATGTGGTCTctcaggtcctgaagcctcACCAGGGCAGCCCCAGCTTCCCCAAAGCTGCTCGCCAGTTCTTGCTCAAATGGTCTTTCTACAG cTCCATGGTGATCAGAGACCTGACCCTGCGTAGTGCAGCCAGTTTTGGCTCTTTCCACCTGATTCGCCTGCTGTatgatgaatacatgttttACCTGGTAGAACACAGAGTGGCTCAAGCCACCGGAGAAACTCCTATTGCTGTCATGGGAGAG TTCAGTGACCTGACCTCTATGATGCCATCACTAATGGAAAAGG ATGCGTCCTTCTCTGATGAGATGAGTGACCTTGGCAGTGATGCCGATGTGTCCAGGGGGCCTACTGAACCAGCGGTAAAAAGAGAGAGGATTGAAATGAGCCACCCTCTGCAGGAGATGTGA